One Cucumis melo cultivar AY chromosome 8, USDA_Cmelo_AY_1.0, whole genome shotgun sequence genomic window, TCTATTCAGTAAAATTGATACATATTCACTGAGGTCTATCAATATTCATTTATAAAATCTATCAATATTTATGAGTCTAGCATTagtataatctaaaattttataatatttttttgtttattttacaatatttaaaaattatcctaataataataataccaataacaagaataaaatcttaaatttagtttccAGTtggttattatttattttttttcaaaaacttactatttattatatatagtaaaatgagCTAAAATGTTTACACATTGTGCATATATTCAAATGTGTCTATTGTCATCAAGCTATATATATTGACATTTTGCTAGATGTGTATTTTTATTCGTTTTGTCGTTTAAAACAATtacttttgtatttttttcttggTATAAAGTATCGTTATTTAACCAATTGGGTAATTTCTAAGttagaaatatatatttgaagAGTTATTGAGATGGGAAAAAGTAGAATGAAAATTTAACCCACTGATCTTAAACAAAAAATGTGAACCTTACTAATTGTGGGAAGCCTAACTCGACCCCGACCCGATTAGGTGGCACTCTTTGTCTTTGTCTAAGTTAAAAGCAAGTAATCCAAACAAACATAACTTATTATTAAACAAAGTAGCCGTTGGCGCCTACATACATTCAAATTCAAACCCTAAAAACACAAAATTCCAAATCCTTCacgaaaagaaaaactttcttttcccttcttctctttttctatgATTCCATTTCTTCACTTTCAAACCAATTTCTCCATCTCCACTCCACACCAATATGCAAACTCTCCACCATCCCTTACCCTCTCCTCGAGATATTCCTCTCAAGTCCGGCCGCCGCCCGCTCCAGCCAAAGAATTCTCTCCCAAATCTTGTCCCTTCCGTTGCCAAAATCATCAAATCCAAGCCGGAAATCATCCAGATCTCCCTCTCCGGCGACGCCAATAAGGAGAATCATCCGCCGGCAACAACGGTGAGTATTGAGTCATGTGATTTGTCTCTGGCGGATGAACTGAATGCGGTTAAGAGGAAGATGGAGAGATTGAGATTGGACGGTGAACGAACGGAGAAGATGTTGAGAGAGAGGGATTTGGTTTTGGAGTTACGGATGAAGGAACTGTTACAGAGAAGTCAGGAACAGAGAGATCTGGAAATGGAAGTTGATAGGTTATTTAGACTGAAGGAACTTAGATCGTACTGTATGGTAAATTTGCtaaacgtttttttttcttttggttagTTTGAAGGTTCGATTCGTGTTTTATTTGCTGATATTTTCTTATGATTTAAATCAGAGGATTTCTCCGATTCGAAGTCTCAGAGAGAAAGAACGAGAAAAGATTTTCACCGATGCACAATTTCCGGTACGTTCCGATCTAGAATCTTTAAAGCTTATTTCTTGGTTCATCTTGTGAAATCAATCCACAATTCACTGATTTGTTTCAGGAATTTGAAATCGGCGATGGAGAAGAATCTGTTGGCGAAAACTCCTCGTTGGATTCTTCAGAATTCGTAACAGGTTTTTGAAATCGTTTCTAAACTTTTGTGGATTTGCCCTAATTTTCCGATCATTACTACATCTTGTTCGGGTTTTCAAAAGTAGAAATTAGAGAAGGAAATGGATGTAATACCTCATTATGATCTTCTTTACGCATAGATGGAAGCTTTTGAGTAGTTGTAATCAATgtgattcttcttcttcttcttcttcttcttcttcttcacttcaattaatgtttgaaaatgaagaaattcCAAATCGTGTTGGTGAATTTTTCTCTCGCCCCTCCGTAATCATCATGATCTGTAATGAATTTTGTGAGTGAGTTTAGGGAGATGGATTGATTCAATTCATGATCGTCAGTTACACACAAACAATCGAAGAATAAGagtttaaatattttggtgGAGTGTTCTTAATTGATCAATATTTAATGCGTTGTGTTTGAATACAGAAACCGATCAATTCAATTGAAATGTACTAAAATTCAATTTGATGACGAAATAAATTCACATCGTCTAAGGTATTAAATTTATGGGTTCGAGATATGTCCCAAATTTTGGGGAAAAAAATGTGCAAAAGCAAAACTAATAATTTTATCACTTTAAgtgtattaatttaaatttaaggaAAATTCTTAAAACTAAGGTGCTTGAGTTTTCGTTTTATAAAGCTAAGTTTTACATGGTCCATTTGGGACGAGATCGTctagttaaaaaaataaataaataattgtttttgGGTTTCCTGACAGATTACATCAATATGGTCAAATAACTGTATCCAATTCAGGTGTTTTAACtacaaaaatcatttaaaaatttaataaattacaTACATTTTGACATGACATTAAgtcattaaaaaaagaaaagaaaagaaaaagaaaagaaaatatataaaatttgacATGAGATTTgagaatatttgaaaaaattacACCATGTACGGTGAAAGTCCAAAATAATCCATAAGTTATTACAGTTGTTGTAATAGTAGTTAATGTTTTGAGTGTagtaatataatttataattaatttgtgtttgtgctGATAAtgttaatataattaattgaaggAATGCAAATGGattcaatttataaaataaaaaaagtcaGAGAAAAACaaggaggaaaaaagaaagtataACTAAACCTTTCAATCTTTCAGGAGTACCACTTTGTCATTATTCTTAATGAGAgaagagagttgtgggcttcttgTGGTTTGATATGCAAAATTTTTAGGAGATTTCATTTTAGAGAGATCGTTCAAATTATATAGAGCAGATCTATTCTGTATATCTCAACTACCATGAGAGATGGAGATAgagggaagttatcaaataggTTAAAATAACTTCATCTCTCTCTACatgtaaaataaaattaatataaatttgattcatattatatctcatataatataaactttattatattatatataaaataaccAATGGTTTAAATCTCTCGTATGATCTATAGTGTTAATATGAATTGaattcatattaatttaacctaccgtttctttatgaatcttattcgtattattattattatttgaatcatattgaaatattaacttctctcctacaaactttatattataatatatcaaatacattatactAGCTGTATCATGTACAATTTATTccttttaatcaatttgaataattcaaattaaaccaaaataaatttgattttcatttatccttattgatcTAACAAGgaaccttatggacctacataTTGAAACTCCattgatatgagattaattaattaaactctttaattaaattaatctttattcattaactattagtcattcgaCTAAATACTagtagttgcactcttcttactgtagatatatttttgtgtccattagatataatcAACCAACAGtacaatgacccttcacaaattgttCGTAAGTACATATAtaccaaaaattaccgttttacccatgtagttacatctaactccttaagtaccattgattcctctaatgaacaataattatagtcccaCTATAACTTAACTCCTCACGGGCTAAGAGAGGGTGTGATGCCACATTCTTTAAGCCCTAGAAtcagcccttaagagagcaatttctctacttgcTTTATCTATAGAGGATTGAATTCattcttgtgtagctgtgttcccaACTTCCTAAttagacgaatccccaaaatgcaTATCAAGTCGGCGACATAAGCTACTCTCACCCATGATAATCAAAGAACTGCCTTCATAAGCAAGGAGCTCACAAATCACTCAAGATTCAGATCAAGTCACCTACGGTTATcatggtgaaatgtagtctcaactagtaacagtgttaataagagagactattcatttcattgTTCGATTTTATACAagctctttgtatagaatatatccctgctctaatgtctcgacatgaatgattatgatcacatcatttgtagcactttagatcaattgtaacaactacaggtagtgtcaccaggataaggtattcaaccttatccatatactacaaatcatttaggttatcacttaaacatgatccacttgtatgtctctacatacatgtttaagttatagaagataaccttggatgttagtttattggttttataggttaatgcaactaaatgtcaaataaaaaaattattttattagataaataaaatgtttatataatatatacaattaaaAACTACAAAACCAcaagatttagggcatcaacctcAACATTAATACTGTGGCAAGCAATTTTTCTAAGTTTAATGGTTTTGTGGATGAAACTAATTTCGCTCCTTGTTTGAAGATGCTCATGTCTCATCTTTTGTCTGGTATTCAAGATCGGTAAGTGAAGCGGCTCACCATCTCACCTGTGCAACAATATTTTTTAGTAGGTTTGGTGATATTCTTTCAAATTATCATTTTGGTTCTCCGCTGCAATTTTTGTGGAGGTTAGTGTCATAAACTTTTATGGGTGCATATATATCAATCCATTTCTAAAGGTTGAAATAACCTTATTCGGTTAAAGAACACAAATTTTAGGTCAGATTTATTTTATCACAAATTCACACTACTAAACATTTTTCCAAACTTGTCCACATGTATTTTGGTAAAAATAAAGATTACACCTTATTCACTATCCCtatataaaacaaaagatatttATTCAACCTCTGTCTCTCTACTTGAAGTACTACATTCCAAAGTTATGTATATAAATATAACGCAATGTTATTTGTGAAATTATATCAATAAATGATAATATGTggcaatattttttttttcttcttcttctccttttgcATGTTTGAAAGCGAACCTAACTTTAGTCTACTTAAAAAAGTATCTAATCTCATTGTCTTACCTAATTTTGTCAACTTTATTtctatctctttttttttcttattattgttatttgtataatattttttagaaaaattacgTTAAATGACAAAAAAGAATTTAGAAAAAGTAGCGTATAGcaccttttttttatatattgcaaatatgacaaatatgtaGATATATCGAACGGCTATCACATGGGTATCAAATAGttatccgcttttaaatttactatttttgtaatttagaaaatatagtaACATAAATCTTATTATCataaagttttattattatttttactgatgccttttttttataattataataatagagATTTTGTTTATTAGTGTAATTTGACACTATGAAAGTGTGTTGAATAAATCAATCCTAGCCTATAGATTGAATTgcataatcttaaaaaaaattaccatTCTAATTCTACCAATTTTTAGGCTTACATACTTCTTTCTATCTTAAACTTTTCTTAGTTTGTTTATACTTTAAACTACATTATAAAAATATCTATATCCTTCTCAAAAGTTCTAAAAAGGTAGCATATTTATTCCTTAACTATTGTGCTACTTAACTAGTTCGTCTTTGATGGTTCTTCAAATTTAGGGGAATTGAATATGTAATGTTAGAGAAAATGTGGTAACATTTTATTGACCGCTAAAATGACGATGGAGATTCaattaaaagaaattgagaGGGGAAAATACAGGGCAACAAtttgaagaaaaggaaaaggaaaatgaaaatgatgaaATTTATGGACAACAATTAGAAATTAAAagctttgatttctttttttcttttttttttttacattttatttatcAATATTAGTGAAAAATGTAGTGGATTAATTGTCCTTCAttataaaaaagagaaagaaaaaaaaaacaaaaaaatgcagtacatattttgttgttatttaataaattttacaAACTAAAATGAGTaaagaaattatttaaaacTCCACACTTCGAATGCTATGTATACAAATAAAATAACTCAACACTTCACACACAAATATATAAACTTCATACATCTTATCTCAATTGATTGACTTAAATCGTTTCTAAAAATTGTTATGAAAGTTAGTTTTgctataaatcaaaataatataatatagtttgctatatttcttttttctgtcctcaaatttgctatttttactgTTTTTCCATTTATGAATATAAGCAGCCCAAACTATTCCACTTCATTTAGCCCATAGTATGTATTGCGTAATGTTATAGGAATCGGATTTTAGTTTGTTAGAACTTTTAGAGAAAAAGCAACAATCAATGTAGAGAGTCAAAGCATTAATGTTATTTGATGTGAAATTATGACAATGATAGCACAAAAAGTTCCTTAGCTACTAAGTATAATGTAAACTAATCCTAAAAAGGCATTTGCAAATTAAACCAATTGATAAcacaaatataattaaattcaaaaagtAAAGTTCCATTAAGTTGATTGTTTTGGGAGGGGGAAGCAAAGAAACACCACATGTTTACGTTGAGGAAACCTATTTGATTAAGTTTTTAATCAAAGCACTATGCTATTTAggaggaggaaaaaaaaatcaaaacatatGAAATTAAGATTGATGGGATCATTGGCAACATAtctatttttgttttagtttataTTGTTTAAAATGCAAAACAATTATAGTATTATTTTTTgctaattttaaattaaacttcAATCAAACTTTGTATGTATAACATTGTTGGGTCTCTTccataatatttatatttttcattttttcaagaAATACACATATTTGACAAccatttccatttctttttccaACGTTTTAAACTAAAGGTTTATAATTTAATTCCCAAATTTggtgattttattttatttctcttttatatatatatatatatatatatttctttaatttgttttatcgtttttttagattaattttttatatagaaagttgtcaaaaataaaatatttaaggattttttaaaaaataggacaaagtggcaaaatatttacaccaacaatttcgaaaacgaaaaaagatcTACAGATCCAcgataaaaaatacaaaaaatgtcccgtcaactaCTTCGTCAACAACGCGCCTAATATATTAGGTACGTAATATATTAGGTATGGtcattttttcaattctatcgtttaatttggttaccccatttagatttggttgttgaggtttggggtagccaaataatttgtacacgatcgtttgatctagctaaacgatttttttaattcttttgctacattTTTTACacatcatttaaatttatctacttcaatctaaacgatttttcaagattctttttacACTGTCTTTTAGAAGATTCTTTTTACATCTGCCATTTGGTTATTCTAATGTGAACCACGaaatgaagagaaaaataagaaagacgatggaaagaaatcccagtaaaagataaaaaaaaaaaaagtgaaaaagaatAAATACAATAGAGAAATTatatttggttatccaaatgacctaaaaaaaaggaaaggaagaaatagagaaatcgcggaaaaaaaaaaagaaagacgatacaaaAAATTGTAGTCAAAGAGAGAAGGAAGACAAAAGGATAAAcctaatatttaaaaaagaaccAATTTTATAGGTTTGTTACGCGACCTATAAATATTTTAGCAGTTACTTataaaaatttatcaaataGTTACGCTAAAAAAAAGTCATGcgtaattaattttgttttttctagtAATTCTGTTATATAGAATATAAATAGATGGtgaatttttctatttttaaaaaccccttaatatttcttaattgattttttttctttattaatctTTCAAATATATgcttaatatattttaattttttaatttctttattgatatttcataatcatatgtttaacttaattttaaaatttaaactttaaaatttaatgttgatatatattttattttcaaaatttaaatctaattttactctttcttttctatttagttatatttattttatattatgtatttattaatatttttatacttttatatttatatttggtCGTAAATTTTAAAAGgttcaatatttaaatttatatgttattttaatctttcgacttaaatttttaatatgttaatttaaatattttttaattttaatttcaaaatttattatttttagtacCACGGAGTTAGCttgtattttatattatataatttattttactcgaaaataataatttgttatatttagtagtttatcatctttatatatatatatatatatagatcgATCGAATGGGAAATagtattttaaatcacattttaaCAACATATGATTAATAGAAACTATTGAATTATAGTTATTGATTTTGTACGAGACTTATGTTTATAGATAATGTCAATATTtcataatattttatatatttttaaatgaattatatattttttttattttacgtAATTAAGTGATATTTACATTAGAAATAAGATAAAATATTAGGAAAAATAACATCAACAAGGAAATACAagaaatgattatcaaacaagtttatattttttttaaagaaacaagaaataaggatagttatcaaacataatcttatttcttgttctaaaaaaaagaaataaaaaacgaGAAACATAAAATAggaaataaaaatgatattgaTAGATGTGTACTTAATTCAGATTGGAGGTAAATTATGGATCAACCAGAGATTTGAGTTGGCAAAAATATGGGTTGGATCGAATTGGGTCACCGGGTTGCTTACTTTCttcataatttaaattattttttattatttatttttccacTAAAAGTTAAATTTTTGTAGTGAACAAAATGTCATATTTTCGTAAATGACCTAAAAAGAatcaatttataaaaaatatataatcaaATAAACAACTATAGTTAAGTGTTTATCCTTAAATAcatgaaatatattttttaaaaaattttacaaCCCAACCTAACCCTTACTATTTAGGTTGGGTAACCCGAATCGGTTAAGTTATTAGGTTTCATGATCACCCCAATTACCAAGCTGttcttattttctatatatcACAGCAAGACaaagtctttttcaataaagtcAAATGTGTTGAACTACCTAAATCTCATTGTGGAAAAAAATTGTGGACAAAAATAGGAACATAAGATCGTATAGTCATAGGAGTAACAACAAGTTAATTCTTAGTCAATTATCCTATTTTTCTTAGGACTCATTTTTCCAACGATCAAATCAACGTATTTTTTAAGTTAAAGGataaatttaatctttataCTTCATagacattttcaaaaataacaaaatataaaattatatgaTTGAAATTTAGGTATTATAACCagataaattttttataaacaatCTTACCATTCAACTTTATGCAAAAATATAGGAGGATTTTCATTGTCACCAATATCTTTTTCACCTTTTTTCTTGATACTTCTAGACCCAAATTAAcactttttatatatttttaaatgatggatcaaatttaaattgagaCAAGCATTCTACATTTAACTCAATTTGCAAAGGGATATAgccaaaagaaataaaaaaaagaaaatggagagaAAGATTAGTGGAAGATAAAATAATGAAATTCTATTTGTCACATCTTAAACTTCAATTATATAACCATTTAGTTCTAACcctttaatttttaataattttatttctatacTTTACTGTTTATAACAATTTGATGTTTATTGTAAGagttattattaaaatttaatgaaatttcttaTGCACATACATATTTAAACTTATAGGgaattgatttctttttaaatactaaaaagattatgtcatgttttttttaaagagaatttctaattactatttattaaaatttaaatattaaataattacaaACTTAAAAGTTTTTAGACTAAAGCATTATCAAATGAACTTGAAGGATTGAATTGGAATGGTTTGATAGAGAACTTGAAAATAGTAAATCCAAAGAAAACAAGTTTGCATTTAGTGTTTTTTCATAAATGAATTTGCCAAATACAGATATTAgatttcaattttgaaaatggttTTAAATTGTGTTTATTACTTTACATTCCCAAATAATTAAGTTAGTTGTAATTaccaattaattaatatttatttgacAATAGATTAAatgatttaaaatatttaagaaataaCTAAATTTATGAACTTTGTGATACTatgataaatattttgatatcttgatagtttgttatatttatggaAATGGACTTATGTTAAGAACAAcctaaaattattattttgtaacaACATAGTACAATATGGTATGTGTAAATTGTTTTATCTCTATTTTAAAAGTATAGATCCTTTTTAAAATTTGCACGGTTTagattataaaattaaaaaataaaattatctagTCTCTCGAACAAATATTCTGAATCGGAAAACATGAAACATAATTGGAATTTTGGagatataaaaataacaaaattgggATTTTGGagatataaaaataacaaaattgggATTTTGGagatataaaaataacaaaattgggATTTTGGAGATCTAAATTGTTGTTTAATAGAATTGGGGGAGAAAAATCGAtttgaaggaagaagaaaggttgaagaagagaaagaagtaaaaattgggacaagaagaagagaagatgataagttaaaaagaaagagagcgtaacaaacaaacaaacaaacaaaaaagaaaaaaaagaaagtggaGGGGAAGAGGAGGAGACGGTGCCGTATTCAGTGAAGGGAGCCAACCAGTCATCTGATCCATCCATGGAAGAAACTAAATCACAGCAGCAAATTCAATCAAAACACAAACCCATTTCCAAATGCATAGCTTCTTTCCTTTTCTAATTGGTGGTTTTCCGATTCTCTCTCTCTGCGATTTCCTCGCTCTTACCACTTCTCTCTCTCCAATTCTTTccctttccccccttttctatTCTTATCCCTCTTCCCCAGTTTCttaatttattccttttttcttttcggTGTTTTGTTTTTGATTTGATCTTCCCGCCCCACCCCACGATTTCTTTCCTACCCATTTCAGGTGGGAGATCCTCCGATCCACCccctttcttctctctctcacTTCTCTCCCATTTTTCACTATGATTTCGTATTCAGTGCATTGAAGGCCCTTCTGATCTCTCTGCTCCTTTTACTTTCTTTCATCAATTCCGAGACGATAACCCCTTCTCTTTCATACCCTTCTTACACAGTTACAGGTAcctatcttctttctttctctttaattttaccctttttttgcatttcctttttcttttttgcggTTTTTGTGATGATTGCGTATCTGGGTCTGATTTGATTTGGGagtttttttttgaaaaaaaaaaatgaaaggggATAAATTTTTATGTGGGTTTTGgttttttaggtttagggttggTTATTAATTCGTGTTTGTCTCATTTGATATCTAGTTTTTTGGCATTGCGTGCTTGGGGAATCGTTAAGGTGGTGTGCTGTTGTTTTGGATCCACGAGGGAGCGTTGTCAATACTTCGTCGAATCGAGCTGTTTGTCTATCATTGATTCCTCTTTTATCAGATTTCTATGGGCCTCTGTTCAAGGCCGGTCTCTGATCTGATTTCTTCTTGCGTGTAAGTTTCACTTTTTCTTGTTAATTGGAAATGGTGTCCGAGGGAAAGGCAGGAGTTTGAATGTGTGTCGCCATTGTTAAGCCCTTCCAATATATTTCTCTGTCTTCTTCACTTTCAGGCAGAGGGATTTTTCGTCTTAACGTTTGAGgattttttatgaaattatttatttgattttatttgaatCATGCTGACCTTTAGTCGCTGAGGCGTGGACGTTGGAATAGATTGTTGGATAGAACAAGAAATATGGGTTTAGGAGGATGATGGGATGCGGATTCTTGGTGAGATGGAGATTAAACTCTTTTGGTTTTCTGTGGTTTGCTTGGATGGAGTTGGGATGAAAGGTTTAATGTTCACTGGGGCTTCGTTTGATTTGTACGTGAGACTCCCTAATGTGGTCAAAAGATAATTTATGACATCTGGTCAGCCCTTGCTGGCTTCATCAGAATCTCCCTCAGTTATTGAATACAGATCCAAATCTCGAAATCGTGGTTCGGTTGGTTGTCTATGTCGCAGTGCTTCCTTCACCTCTTCCAGTTACGACGATGGTCATAGTGACATTGTGGATG contains:
- the LOC103501469 gene encoding high mobility group B protein 6, translating into MQTLHHPLPSPRDIPLKSGRRPLQPKNSLPNLVPSVAKIIKSKPEIIQISLSGDANKENHPPATTVSIESCDLSLADELNAVKRKMERLRLDGERTEKMLRERDLVLELRMKELLQRSQEQRDLEMEVDRLFRLKELRSYCMRISPIRSLREKEREKIFTDAQFPEFEIGDGEESVGENSSLDSSEFVTGF